A DNA window from Mycobacterium sp. IDR2000157661 contains the following coding sequences:
- the crtI gene encoding phytoene desaturase family protein: MRTVGGNTDHVVVVGAGLAGLSAALQLAGRGRAVTVVERGEHPGGRVGRADIGGYRLDTGPTVLTMPDIIDDAFAAVGETTADRLELINVEPAYRASFADGSGLHVHSDPDAMAAEIERFAGAGQADGYRRLRNWLTKLYQVEFDGFIASNFDSPLALVTPQLARLTAIGGFRRWDRMVRRFITDERLQRVFTFQALYAGVPPHRALAVYAVIAYMDTIAGVYFPRGGMRALPDGLAAAAADAGVEFRYNSAVSTLERSGDRVTAVCTEAGDRIPADAVVLTTELPDTYRLLERTPRRLLRLRPAPSAVVAHVGCRAVESGDAGSDHHTIVFGDSWRQTFTDIIDDGRLMTDPSLLVTRPTAGDRSLAPAGRDLLYVLAPAPNLDVGHVDWASMRNTYVKQMIDTVTARLPQLGRDAEVLHVVDPAEWARQGMAAGTPFALAHTFGQTGPFRPANTVRGVANVVLAGSSTVPGVGVPTAILSGRLAADRITGSPARRARTQVVPT, encoded by the coding sequence ATGCGCACAGTCGGGGGCAACACCGACCACGTGGTCGTGGTGGGCGCCGGGCTCGCCGGACTGTCGGCGGCTCTGCAACTCGCCGGCCGCGGCCGTGCGGTCACCGTCGTCGAACGGGGCGAACACCCCGGTGGGCGCGTGGGCCGCGCCGACATCGGCGGTTATCGCCTGGATACCGGTCCCACCGTGCTCACGATGCCCGACATCATCGACGACGCATTCGCCGCCGTCGGCGAGACCACCGCGGACCGGCTGGAACTCATCAACGTCGAACCGGCGTATCGGGCATCGTTCGCCGACGGCAGCGGCCTGCACGTGCACAGTGACCCCGACGCGATGGCCGCCGAGATCGAGCGCTTCGCCGGCGCCGGACAGGCCGACGGTTATCGGCGCCTTCGCAACTGGCTGACCAAGCTGTACCAGGTCGAGTTCGACGGGTTCATCGCGTCGAACTTCGACTCGCCGCTGGCGCTGGTGACCCCACAACTGGCCCGCCTGACCGCCATCGGCGGGTTCCGGCGGTGGGACCGGATGGTGCGCCGCTTCATCACTGACGAACGCCTACAGCGGGTGTTCACCTTCCAGGCGCTCTACGCCGGTGTCCCGCCACACCGCGCGCTGGCCGTCTACGCCGTCATCGCCTACATGGACACCATCGCCGGCGTGTACTTCCCGCGCGGCGGTATGCGCGCCCTGCCGGATGGGCTCGCGGCGGCGGCAGCTGACGCGGGAGTCGAATTCCGTTACAACTCAGCGGTTTCCACACTCGAGCGCTCCGGCGACCGGGTGACGGCCGTGTGCACCGAGGCCGGTGACCGGATACCGGCCGATGCGGTTGTGCTGACGACAGAACTGCCCGACACCTACCGGTTGCTCGAACGCACACCGCGGCGACTCCTTCGGCTACGGCCCGCACCGTCGGCGGTGGTTGCGCACGTAGGCTGCCGCGCTGTCGAGTCCGGCGACGCGGGCAGCGACCATCACACCATCGTCTTCGGCGACTCTTGGCGGCAGACGTTCACCGACATCATCGACGACGGCCGGTTGATGACCGACCCGTCACTGTTGGTGACACGACCCACCGCCGGTGATCGGAGCCTGGCGCCTGCCGGCCGCGATCTGCTCTACGTGCTGGCACCGGCACCCAATCTCGATGTCGGCCACGTGGATTGGGCATCCATGCGGAACACCTACGTGAAACAGATGATCGATACCGTGACGGCCAGGCTGCCGCAACTGGGCCGGGACGCCGAGGTGCTGCACGTGGTGGACCCTGCGGAGTGGGCGCGTCAGGGCATGGCCGCGGGCACGCCGTTCGCGTTGGCGCACACCTTCGGCCAGACCGGGCCGTTCCGTCCCGCCAACACGGTGCGCGGCGTCGCCAACGTCGTACTGGCGGGCTCGTCGACCGTTCCCGGAGTCGGCGTGCCCACCGCGATCCTCTCCGGACGGCTGGCCGCCGACCGGATCACCGGCTCGCCGGCCAGGCGGGCCCGGACCCAGGTGGTGCCAACATGA
- a CDS encoding phytoene/squalene synthase family protein, translating to MIGSELDAAGVHDPTLREAYRRCRSINAEHGKTFFLATRLLAPEQRPAVHALYGFARRADDILDDFDPVIPMSERADRLQRLATQLFNRLVQGTPDDDDPSLTAVVHCARRYGIPWELFDDFLGSMRMDLSVTDYPDRAALDRYMYGSAEVIGLQLLPVLGTVGPREEAAPYAAALGKAFQLTNFLRDIDEDLQRGRVYLPADELAAHGVDRELLMWCHENHRTDAKVRRALVEQHAVNRRVYDYARDGISLLRPRSRPCVAAALTLYSEILDRIEEIDFAVFGQRATVGTGRRIRVGGAGLVKGWRARLSDRGV from the coding sequence ATGATCGGTTCTGAGCTCGATGCCGCGGGCGTCCACGACCCGACCCTGCGCGAGGCGTACCGGCGGTGTCGCTCCATCAACGCCGAGCACGGCAAGACCTTCTTTCTGGCCACCCGGCTGCTCGCGCCCGAGCAGCGGCCCGCCGTGCACGCCTTGTACGGCTTCGCCAGGCGCGCCGACGACATTCTCGACGACTTCGATCCGGTCATCCCGATGAGCGAGCGTGCGGACCGGCTGCAGCGGCTCGCGACCCAACTGTTCAACCGCCTGGTGCAGGGCACCCCCGACGACGACGACCCGTCACTGACGGCCGTCGTGCACTGCGCCCGCCGATACGGGATTCCCTGGGAGCTGTTCGACGATTTCCTCGGCTCCATGCGGATGGACCTGTCGGTCACCGACTACCCCGACCGCGCCGCGCTGGACCGGTACATGTACGGCTCGGCCGAGGTGATCGGGTTGCAGCTGCTGCCCGTGCTGGGCACCGTCGGACCTCGTGAGGAGGCCGCGCCGTATGCCGCGGCGCTGGGAAAGGCGTTCCAGCTCACCAACTTCCTGCGCGACATCGACGAGGACCTGCAGCGCGGACGGGTCTATCTACCTGCCGACGAGTTGGCCGCGCACGGCGTCGACCGCGAACTGCTGATGTGGTGCCATGAGAACCATCGCACCGACGCCAAGGTCCGGCGCGCGCTCGTCGAGCAGCACGCCGTCAACAGGCGTGTGTACGACTACGCCCGAGACGGGATCTCGCTGCTGCGCCCGCGGTCCCGGCCGTGTGTCGCGGCGGCCCTGACCCTCTACTCGGAGATCCTGGACCGCATCGAGGAGATCGATTTCGCGGTGTTCGGCCAACGCGCCACCGTCGGCACCGGCCGTCGTATCCGGGTCGGTGGCGCGGGACTGGTGAAGGGTTGGCGAGCGCGACTGAGTGACCGCGGGGTGTGA
- a CDS encoding lycopene cyclase domain-containing protein, with the protein MDRWQYLFVLAACLAITAPLELAGAGVYRQVRRTAAAVLPVAAFFAVWDVVAIAAEVWTYNPAYVIGIDVPGVMPVEELLFFIVIPLCGLLTYNAVDTILTWLRKRMSSRAEHVR; encoded by the coding sequence GTGGATCGCTGGCAGTACCTGTTCGTGCTTGCAGCCTGCCTGGCGATCACCGCACCGCTCGAACTCGCCGGCGCCGGCGTGTACCGGCAAGTCCGCCGGACCGCTGCCGCGGTGCTGCCGGTGGCGGCGTTCTTCGCGGTGTGGGACGTTGTCGCGATCGCCGCCGAGGTGTGGACCTACAACCCGGCCTACGTCATCGGCATCGACGTCCCCGGCGTGATGCCGGTCGAGGAACTGCTGTTCTTCATCGTGATCCCACTGTGCGGCCTGCTGACCTACAACGCCGTCGACACGATTCTGACCTGGCTGCGCAAGCGCATGAGCTCTCGGGCGGAGCACGTCCGGTGA
- a CDS encoding lycopene cyclase domain-containing protein produces MTGFGYTIPAVLAVVGVCVLEFAVLRTGLFRRASYWISMAIVLSFQIPVDGWLTKLSAPIVIYDDKHTSGIRFPWDIPVEDFFFGWAMVTAVLLLWERQRLRARRKETP; encoded by the coding sequence GTGACCGGATTCGGCTACACGATTCCCGCCGTGCTCGCAGTGGTCGGCGTCTGCGTGCTGGAGTTCGCGGTGCTGCGTACCGGCCTGTTCCGCCGGGCGTCGTACTGGATCTCGATGGCGATCGTGCTCAGTTTCCAGATCCCCGTCGACGGTTGGCTCACCAAGCTCAGCGCGCCGATCGTCATCTACGACGACAAGCACACCAGCGGCATCCGGTTCCCGTGGGACATCCCCGTCGAGGACTTCTTCTTCGGCTGGGCGATGGTCACGGCCGTGCTGCTGCTGTGGGAGCGACAACGACTGCGCGCACGCAGGAAGGAGACGCCGTGA
- a CDS encoding class I SAM-dependent methyltransferase: protein MKASASKNPDDPADVPAAFDDGASTYDTLVDSNPGYHAHLRISAQRMGLPGAGRGLRLLDAGCGTGASTAALLSVAPHAEIIGVDGSAGMLEQARAKRWPDTVRFVHSRIEDLADVGVTGPFDGIFAAYLVRNLPDPDSQLREFRSLLRPGATLAVHEYSVRDSRLATVVWNFVCAAIIIPSGRLRSGDASLYRYLRRSVNHFDGAERFRKRLQDNGFTGVRSETMPGWQRDIVHTFLAEAPR, encoded by the coding sequence GTGAAAGCGAGCGCCAGCAAGAACCCCGACGATCCCGCCGACGTCCCCGCCGCGTTCGACGACGGCGCCTCCACCTATGACACGTTGGTGGACTCGAACCCCGGATACCATGCGCACCTTCGTATCTCGGCGCAACGGATGGGTCTACCAGGGGCAGGACGCGGCCTTCGCCTGCTCGACGCCGGCTGCGGAACCGGCGCTTCGACCGCGGCGCTGCTGAGCGTGGCGCCACACGCCGAGATCATCGGCGTGGACGGTTCGGCGGGCATGCTGGAGCAGGCGCGGGCCAAGCGCTGGCCGGACACCGTGCGCTTCGTGCACAGCCGCATCGAGGACCTCGCCGACGTCGGAGTCACCGGGCCGTTCGACGGCATCTTCGCCGCCTACCTCGTGCGCAACCTGCCCGATCCGGACAGCCAACTGCGCGAGTTCCGTTCGCTGTTGCGGCCGGGTGCCACACTGGCGGTGCACGAGTACTCGGTCCGCGACTCCCGACTGGCCACCGTCGTCTGGAACTTCGTCTGTGCCGCGATCATCATCCCGAGCGGCCGGCTACGTAGCGGCGACGCGTCGCTGTACCGCTATCTGCGGCGCAGCGTCAACCACTTCGATGGTGCCGAGCGGTTTCGTAAACGACTGCAGGACAACGGATTCACCGGTGTGCGTAGTGAAACGATGCCGGGCTGGCAGCGCGACATCGTGCACACGTTCCTCGCCGAGGCGCCTCGATGA
- a CDS encoding DUF5914 domain-containing protein, translated as MGMLSDFTAKLAKTSPFEVLPRIPWSRQLPTYTEAEPALIDSALRRSQARPSGNWYVFAASDRIGKRPVGATVAGVELVAWRTQDGNLAVGPAACPHLGADLSTGTVDGGTLICPWHGLHFDGRRTWGWRPWPAYDDGVLAWVRLDHIGGETPTETPILPPRPDGAGISAVTRLVGTCEPRDVIANRLDPWHGAWFHPYSFTRLEVLSAPAPDDDLPESADRFLLAVTFRIGRLGVPVIAEFTTPEPRTITMRIVDGEGAGSVVETHATPLGAGPDGKPRTAVIEAVIAHSDRPGFAHALPGAPAIRPLMRLAATRLWRDDLAYAERLYHLRAQS; from the coding sequence ATGGGAATGCTCTCCGACTTCACCGCCAAACTGGCGAAAACCTCGCCGTTCGAGGTGCTTCCGCGGATTCCGTGGTCCAGGCAACTGCCCACCTACACCGAGGCTGAGCCGGCGCTGATCGATTCCGCGCTGCGCCGATCGCAGGCCAGGCCCAGCGGCAACTGGTATGTGTTCGCCGCCAGTGACCGGATCGGGAAACGTCCCGTCGGGGCGACGGTGGCAGGTGTCGAGCTGGTGGCGTGGCGGACGCAAGACGGCAACCTGGCCGTCGGCCCCGCCGCGTGCCCGCACCTCGGGGCGGACCTGTCCACCGGCACCGTCGACGGCGGCACCCTGATCTGCCCGTGGCACGGGTTGCACTTCGACGGCCGCCGTACCTGGGGCTGGCGGCCGTGGCCGGCCTACGACGACGGAGTGCTGGCCTGGGTGCGGCTGGATCACATTGGCGGCGAGACACCAACGGAGACACCGATTCTGCCGCCCCGTCCCGACGGTGCCGGGATCTCGGCCGTGACCCGGCTGGTGGGTACCTGTGAGCCGCGCGACGTCATCGCCAACCGGCTCGACCCGTGGCACGGCGCCTGGTTCCATCCGTACTCGTTCACCCGCCTCGAAGTGCTGTCCGCTCCCGCGCCGGACGATGACCTGCCCGAATCGGCGGACCGGTTCCTGCTGGCTGTCACGTTCCGCATCGGCCGTCTCGGTGTCCCGGTGATCGCCGAGTTCACCACACCCGAACCCCGCACGATCACGATGCGCATCGTCGACGGCGAAGGGGCGGGCAGCGTGGTCGAGACGCACGCCACTCCCCTGGGGGCCGGCCCGGACGGCAAGCCGCGCACCGCGGTGATCGAGGCGGTCATCGCCCATTCCGACCGGCCCGGCTTCGCTCACGCGCTGCCCGGCGCACCGGCGATCCGCCCGCTGATGCGTCTCGCCGCCACCCGGTTGTGGCGTGACGACCTGGCCTACGCCGAACGGCTGTACCACCTGCGGGCCCAGTCCTGA
- a CDS encoding DUF2945 domain-containing protein yields the protein MSKDISKGDKVQWKSHGSTVTGTVEEKITADKKAAGRQVRADSDSPQYRVRSDKSGRDAVHKPDALKKK from the coding sequence ATGAGCAAGGACATCAGCAAGGGCGACAAGGTCCAGTGGAAAAGCCACGGCAGCACGGTCACCGGAACCGTCGAGGAGAAGATCACCGCGGACAAGAAGGCCGCCGGCCGCCAGGTCCGCGCCGACTCGGACAGCCCGCAGTACCGGGTGCGCAGCGACAAGAGCGGCCGCGACGCGGTGCACAAGCCAGACGCGCTGAAGAAGAAGTAA
- a CDS encoding DUF3140 domain-containing protein, which translates to MAGSSDHETTYRQFKDTVNMTANELEKWLDTDESNEVGQKSGNSESTGHASGRRIVKLLQTKKSDLGDDDYAHMRTVVGYAHRHLAQRPNGDVSDSAWRYSLMNWGHDPCK; encoded by the coding sequence ATGGCCGGGTCGTCCGACCACGAGACCACCTACCGGCAGTTCAAGGACACCGTCAACATGACGGCGAACGAACTCGAGAAGTGGCTCGACACCGACGAATCCAACGAAGTCGGGCAGAAGTCCGGCAACAGTGAGTCGACCGGACACGCCAGCGGCAGGCGCATCGTGAAGCTGCTGCAGACCAAGAAGTCAGACTTGGGCGACGATGACTATGCCCACATGCGCACGGTGGTCGGCTACGCGCACCGTCATCTCGCCCAGCGGCCGAACGGCGACGTGAGCGACTCGGCGTGGCGCTACTCGCTCATGAACTGGGGTCACGACCCCTGCAAGTAG
- the idi gene encoding isopentenyl-diphosphate Delta-isomerase: protein MTTATTDESVVLLDEDGRHIGTAAKVTVHHAETPLHLGFSCYLFAGDGRVLLSRRALGKLTWPGVWSNSFCGHPAPGEQIEDAVRRRAQQELGVAIDSLWCALPDFRYRAVASDGTVENEICPVFIARCDGHVSPDPDEVMDWMWVSWEQLRSAVALPWSISPWAMEQIPLLDRAADPTTCRGRDPSS, encoded by the coding sequence GTGACGACGGCTACCACCGACGAATCCGTGGTCCTGCTCGACGAGGATGGACGGCACATCGGCACGGCAGCAAAGGTCACCGTGCACCACGCCGAAACACCCCTTCATCTGGGCTTCTCCTGTTACCTGTTCGCCGGGGACGGGCGCGTGCTGCTGTCTCGCCGAGCGCTGGGCAAGTTGACGTGGCCGGGGGTGTGGTCCAACTCGTTCTGCGGACATCCGGCTCCCGGCGAACAGATCGAGGACGCGGTGCGCCGCCGCGCGCAGCAGGAGTTGGGTGTGGCCATCGACTCCCTATGGTGTGCGCTGCCGGACTTCCGGTATCGCGCGGTGGCGTCCGACGGAACCGTCGAGAACGAGATCTGCCCGGTCTTCATCGCCCGCTGTGATGGTCACGTCTCGCCCGACCCCGACGAGGTCATGGACTGGATGTGGGTGTCGTGGGAGCAGCTCCGCTCGGCCGTCGCACTGCCGTGGTCGATCAGCCCGTGGGCGATGGAGCAGATCCCGCTGCTGGACCGGGCTGCTGACCCGACTACTTGCAGGGGTCGTGACCCCAGTTCATGA
- a CDS encoding MerR family transcriptional regulator: MRDLQVAVTDDADTPKFTVRVVAERVGVPTATLRSWNQRYGVGPSEHSPGRHRLYSENDITIVREMHELIAEGASPRSAARLAVESVKPPRGDVDSVVSAAMALDLVSLGKLLESHLRHFGVSDTWDLVVRPAFAAIVQQQAECDGCVDVEHALSWSVSRALHRLPVAPLDAAASTVLACTSGETHVLPIEALRAALGEAGHGVLMLGADVPPSALTDAVGRLQKPVTVVLWSQTPDTSDMEALHAVGADAQVILAGPGWEAVTDVAPAVRVHTLREAVEHCVPPP, translated from the coding sequence TTGAGAGATCTGCAGGTAGCCGTGACCGACGACGCTGACACACCGAAATTCACCGTCCGCGTCGTGGCCGAACGCGTCGGCGTCCCTACGGCCACGCTGCGCAGTTGGAATCAGCGCTACGGGGTCGGCCCCTCTGAACACAGCCCGGGACGCCATCGGCTCTACAGCGAGAACGACATCACGATCGTTCGGGAGATGCACGAGTTGATCGCCGAGGGCGCCAGCCCTCGCAGCGCCGCGCGCCTGGCTGTCGAGTCGGTCAAGCCGCCGCGCGGCGACGTCGACTCGGTGGTTTCGGCCGCCATGGCGCTCGACCTCGTCTCGCTGGGCAAGCTGCTCGAATCGCATCTGCGCCACTTCGGCGTGTCCGACACCTGGGACTTGGTGGTGCGGCCGGCGTTCGCCGCCATCGTGCAACAGCAGGCCGAGTGCGACGGCTGTGTCGACGTCGAACACGCGCTGTCGTGGTCGGTGTCGCGGGCGCTGCACCGACTGCCCGTCGCCCCGCTGGACGCCGCGGCGTCGACGGTGCTCGCCTGCACCTCGGGGGAAACGCACGTGCTGCCGATCGAGGCGCTGCGGGCAGCGCTCGGCGAAGCCGGGCACGGTGTGCTGATGCTCGGTGCCGATGTGCCCCCATCGGCGCTGACCGACGCCGTCGGCCGGCTGCAGAAGCCAGTCACGGTGGTGCTCTGGTCGCAGACCCCCGATACTTCTGACATGGAAGCCCTTCACGCGGTGGGCGCCGACGCGCAGGTCATTCTCGCCGGCCCCGGCTGGGAGGCGGTCACGGACGTGGCGCCTGCCGTCCGGGTGCACACTCTGCGCGAGGCGGTCGAGCACTGCGTGCCCCCGCCGTGA
- the ilvC gene encoding ketol-acid reductoisomerase → MFYDDDADLSVIQGRKVGVIGYGSQGHAHSLSLRDSGVQVKVGLKEGSKSRDKVTEQGLEVDTPAEVAKWADVIMLLAPDTAQAEIFANDIEPNLEDGNALFFGHGLNIHFNLIKPPANVTIGMVAPKGPGHLVRRQFVDGKGVPCLIAIDQDPKGEGEALALSYAKGIGGTRAGVIKTTFKDETETDLFGEQAVLCGGTEELVKTGFDVMVEAGYAPELAYFEVLHELKLIVDLMYEGGIARMNYSVSDTAEFGGYLSGPRVIDSGTKDRMKQILAEIQDGTFVKRLVANVEGGNKELEDLRKRNAEHPIEVTGKKLRDLMSWVDRPLTDTA, encoded by the coding sequence ATGTTCTATGACGACGACGCGGACCTGTCGGTCATCCAGGGCCGCAAGGTCGGCGTCATCGGCTACGGCAGCCAGGGCCATGCGCACTCACTGAGCCTGCGCGACTCCGGCGTGCAGGTGAAGGTCGGCCTCAAGGAAGGGTCCAAGTCGCGCGATAAGGTCACCGAGCAGGGTCTGGAGGTCGACACGCCCGCCGAGGTGGCCAAGTGGGCCGACGTCATCATGCTGCTGGCACCCGACACCGCCCAGGCCGAGATCTTCGCCAATGACATCGAGCCGAATCTCGAGGACGGCAACGCACTGTTCTTCGGCCACGGGCTGAACATCCACTTCAACCTCATCAAGCCGCCCGCCAACGTCACCATCGGCATGGTCGCACCGAAGGGGCCCGGGCATCTGGTCCGTCGCCAGTTCGTCGACGGCAAGGGCGTGCCCTGCCTGATCGCGATCGACCAGGATCCCAAGGGTGAAGGCGAGGCCCTGGCGCTCTCGTACGCCAAGGGCATCGGCGGCACCCGCGCCGGCGTCATCAAGACGACCTTCAAGGACGAGACGGAGACCGACCTCTTCGGCGAGCAGGCCGTGTTGTGCGGCGGCACCGAGGAACTGGTCAAGACCGGCTTCGACGTCATGGTCGAGGCGGGTTACGCGCCCGAACTGGCGTACTTCGAGGTGCTGCACGAGCTGAAGCTGATCGTCGACCTGATGTACGAGGGCGGCATCGCGCGGATGAACTACTCGGTGTCCGACACCGCGGAGTTCGGCGGGTACCTGTCCGGTCCGCGCGTCATCGATTCCGGCACCAAGGACCGCATGAAGCAGATCCTCGCCGAGATCCAGGACGGCACCTTCGTCAAGCGGCTGGTCGCCAACGTCGAGGGCGGCAACAAGGAGCTGGAGGATCTGCGCAAGCGCAATGCCGAGCACCCGATCGAGGTCACCGGCAAGAAGCTGCGCGACCTGATGAGCTGGGTCGACCGTCCCCTCACCGACACCGCGTAA
- the ilvN gene encoding acetolactate synthase small subunit, whose product MGTSTHTLSVLVEDKPGVLARVASLFSRRGFNIESLAVGATEQKDMSRMTIVVSVEDAPLEQITKQLNKLVNVIKIVEQEDDNSVARELALIKVRTDASTRGQVIEAVNLFRAKVVDVSTESLTIEATGTPGKLEALLRVLEPYGIRELVQSGVVSLARGPRGIGTAK is encoded by the coding sequence ATGGGTACCAGCACGCACACGCTTTCGGTGCTCGTCGAGGACAAGCCGGGTGTCCTGGCGCGCGTCGCATCGCTGTTCTCGCGGCGTGGGTTCAACATCGAGTCGTTGGCGGTCGGTGCGACCGAGCAGAAGGACATGTCGCGGATGACCATCGTCGTCAGCGTCGAGGACGCGCCGCTCGAGCAAATCACCAAGCAGCTCAACAAGCTGGTGAACGTGATCAAGATCGTCGAGCAGGAGGACGACAACTCCGTCGCACGCGAGCTCGCGCTGATCAAGGTGCGCACCGACGCCTCGACCCGAGGCCAGGTCATCGAGGCGGTGAACCTGTTCCGCGCCAAGGTCGTCGACGTGTCGACCGAGTCACTGACGATCGAGGCGACCGGCACCCCCGGCAAGCTCGAGGCGCTGCTTCGGGTGCTGGAGCCGTACGGTATCCGCGAGCTCGTGCAGTCCGGAGTGGTGTCGCTGGCCCGCGGTCCGCGCGGCATCGGCACAGCCAAGTAA
- a CDS encoding acetolactate synthase large subunit: protein MSAPTTRPLEQEAATVPDDGHAPQPTPRPASTQSNHVAPQQLTGAQAVIRSLEELDVDTIFGIPGGAVLPVYDPLFDSQKLRHVLVRHEQGAGHAASGYAHATGKVGVMMATSGPGATNLVTPLADAHMDSIPVVAITGQVGRGLIGTDAFQEADISGITMPITKHNFLVRNGDDIPRVIAEAFHIAATGRPGPVLVDIPKDILQGPCAFTWPPRFDLPGYKPNTKPHNRQIREAAKLMATARKPVLYVGGGVIRGEATDELLELAELTGIPVVTTLMARGAFPDSHALNMGMPGMHGTVAAVAALQRSDLLIALGTRFDDRVTGKLDSFAPEAKVIHADIDPAEIGKNRHADVPIVGDVRNVITDLVAALRRDGTAGDLRIDNWLEYLRGVQSTYPLSYGPQSDGSLSPEYVIETLGRMAGPEAVYVAGVGQHQMWAAQFISYEKPKTWLNSGGLGTMGYAVPAAMGAKFGRPEAEVWAIDGDGCFQMTNQELATCAVEGAPIKVAIINNGNLGMVRQWQTLFYGERYSQTDLATHSHRIPDFVKLAEALGCVGLRCERPEDVEDIIRQAREINDRPVVIDFIVGADAQVWPMVAAGTSNDEIQAARGIRPLFDDPEEGHA, encoded by the coding sequence GTGAGCGCCCCCACCACCCGACCGCTGGAGCAGGAGGCGGCTACCGTCCCCGATGACGGACACGCCCCGCAGCCGACCCCGCGACCGGCTTCCACCCAATCGAATCACGTTGCGCCACAGCAACTCACGGGCGCCCAGGCCGTGATCCGCTCGCTGGAGGAACTCGACGTCGACACGATCTTCGGTATCCCCGGTGGCGCAGTGCTGCCGGTCTACGACCCGCTGTTCGACTCGCAGAAGCTGCGCCACGTGCTGGTCCGCCATGAACAGGGCGCCGGTCACGCCGCCAGCGGGTACGCGCACGCCACGGGCAAGGTGGGCGTCATGATGGCCACCTCCGGTCCGGGTGCGACCAACCTGGTGACGCCGCTGGCCGACGCCCACATGGACTCCATTCCGGTGGTGGCGATCACAGGCCAGGTCGGACGCGGCCTCATCGGCACCGACGCGTTCCAGGAGGCCGACATCTCCGGCATCACCATGCCGATCACCAAGCACAACTTCCTGGTGCGCAACGGCGACGACATCCCACGGGTGATCGCCGAGGCGTTCCACATCGCCGCGACCGGCCGACCCGGGCCGGTGTTGGTGGACATCCCGAAGGACATCCTGCAGGGCCCGTGCGCGTTCACCTGGCCCCCGCGGTTCGACCTGCCCGGCTACAAGCCGAACACCAAGCCGCACAACCGCCAGATCCGCGAGGCGGCCAAGCTCATGGCGACCGCCCGCAAGCCGGTGCTGTACGTCGGCGGCGGCGTGATCCGCGGGGAAGCCACCGACGAACTGCTCGAGCTGGCGGAGCTGACGGGCATTCCGGTGGTCACCACGTTGATGGCTCGTGGCGCGTTCCCGGACAGCCACGCGCTGAACATGGGCATGCCCGGGATGCACGGCACGGTGGCCGCGGTGGCCGCCCTCCAGCGCAGCGACCTGTTGATCGCGCTGGGCACCCGCTTCGACGACCGGGTGACCGGCAAGCTGGATTCCTTCGCGCCCGAGGCCAAGGTGATCCACGCCGACATCGATCCCGCCGAGATCGGCAAGAACCGCCACGCCGACGTGCCGATCGTCGGTGACGTCCGCAACGTCATCACCGACCTGGTCGCCGCGCTGCGCCGGGATGGAACGGCCGGTGACCTCAGGATCGACAACTGGCTGGAGTACCTGCGCGGGGTGCAGTCGACGTACCCGTTGAGCTACGGCCCGCAGAGCGACGGCAGCCTCTCACCGGAGTATGTGATCGAGACGCTGGGCAGGATGGCCGGACCCGAGGCCGTATACGTCGCCGGCGTCGGCCAGCACCAGATGTGGGCCGCGCAGTTCATCTCCTACGAGAAGCCGAAGACCTGGTTGAACTCCGGCGGCCTGGGCACCATGGGTTATGCGGTGCCCGCGGCGATGGGCGCCAAGTTCGGCCGTCCCGAGGCCGAGGTGTGGGCTATCGACGGTGACGGATGCTTCCAGATGACCAACCAGGAGTTGGCCACCTGCGCGGTGGAGGGCGCGCCGATCAAGGTCGCCATCATCAACAACGGCAACCTCGGTATGGTGCGCCAGTGGCAGACCCTGTTCTACGGGGAGCGGTACAGCCAAACCGATCTGGCCACCCACTCACATCGCATTCCCGACTTCGTCAAGCTGGCCGAAGCGCTCGGCTGTGTCGGGTTGCGTTGTGAGCGCCCCGAAGACGTCGAGGACATCATCCGCCAGGCCCGCGAGATCAACGACCGTCCGGTGGTGATCGACTTCATCGTCGGCGCCGACGCCCAGGTGTGGCCGATGGTCGCCGCAGGCACCAGCAACGACGAGATCCAGGCCGCGCGGGGAATCCGTCCGCTGTTCGACGATCCGGAAGAGGGGCACGCCTGA